The segment GTTTGTTGCGCCATTTTATGACGGAGCAATAAACTTTCCCGTACGGGCGTTCTGCGCAAATCGAGGTAACGATATTTCATCCTCAACTCATCGCCACCATCGGTTTCATCTTCAATGGTGAAGGGCGGTGTTTTGGCAGCATTCAAAACAATCAGCTCAGTAACTTTTATTTCAATTTCCCCGGTGGACATCTTATCGTTTTTGGACATCCTTTCCTTCACCACACCGGTAGCTTTTATAACAAATTCACGGCCCAGGTTTTTAGCGGCAGCCATCAACGTAGCATCAGTTGATCCTTCTTCCAGTATCAGCTGAGTAATCCCATACCGGTCGCGTAGGTCAATCCACAACAAGCTGCCCTTGTCGCGCAGGCGTTGTACCCATCCGGTTAGTGTAACGGTTTGATTAACGTGCGAAAGGCGGAGTTCACCGCAGGTATGTGTCCGTAGCATGCGTGTTTTTACTTAATATTGCGCAATAATTGTCGGTTAAGACGTTTGTAGTTCAGTTTGCCAGTCGTAAGCTTTCTAATACGAGAGCTTTGGGGGGCGAATTTAGCAATACTTTTTATCAGGGCATGAAAGACTAAAAATATAAGTATGCGATTGGTTTTAATGGTTTTGGCGTTTATCGGGTCAGGTTCTTTCGAGGCATCGGTAAAGCTGGTACGCACAAAAATATCAACTGATATGACGGTATTATTGCCCCGTACTTTCCGGCCCATGGACGACCTGGATTTCGGTCAACGCTATCCCTCGGTACGAAAGCCTATTGCTGCTTACACCAACGAAGACCGCCTGGTGGATTTCAGTGTGAATATATCGGCCACGCAATGGCCAGACCAAAATGTTGAACTGGCGCAAAAGTTTTTTAAAGCAGGCCTTGCCAATTTGTTTGATAATGTTGAGTTTATTTCTGAAGGCATTCATGAAGTGCATGGAAAACAGTTCATATACTTTGAGTTTGAATCACGCGTAAAGGGAAACCCGCGCGAATTATCACAACGCGATCCTGTTTTAAATTATACTTACATTCAATATCGGATAGAACCCGGCCGTACATTGGTGTTTTCTTTTAATTGTCCGCGCAGATTGCGATTGGAGTGGCAAGATACAGCCAGGAAAATAATGACCAGTGTAAAAATGAAATAGTTCTGATGGAACTTTACACCGATGAGTATTTTATGCACGAAGCCTTAAAGGAGGCACAAAAAGCCCTGGCGATAGATGAGGTGCCCGTAGGTGCAGTAGTGGTTGCTAAAAACAGGATTATTGCACGTGCACATAACCAAACCGAAAAACTTACCGATGCTACGGCCCATGCCGAAATGCTGGCGACAACAGCTGCTGCAAACTACCTCGGATCAAAATACCTGAATGAATGTACACTGTATGTTACACTTGAACCTTGTGTGATGTGTGGAGGCGCATTAGCCTGGGTACAGCTTGGTAAATTGGTGTACGGGGCATCTGATGTTCAACGTGGGTATAGCCTGATTAGGCAACAGGTGCTACATCCTAAAACAGAAGTGGTTAGCGGGGTGTTTGCTGTTGAGGCGAAGGAACTAATTGATAAATTTTTCAAGAGAATTAGAGAGTAGAATAGCCTCGAGTCGCGAGCTGTTAGCCCTAAGCTATTGGCTAGAAACTAGCAGCTTGCGGCTATTAAAATTCTCCTGAACAGTATTTCATCCCCCGTTGTTTGAGTTGTATATTTGACATCTTTACATGTTTAACAATTAAACCATTTTAAATATGCCGTTTACATTGCCCAATTTGCCGTATGCTTTTAATGCCCTTGAACCCCACATTGATGCGCGCACCATGGAAATACACCACGGCAAGCATCACAATGCC is part of the Cyclobacteriaceae bacterium genome and harbors:
- a CDS encoding nucleoside deaminase, which produces MELYTDEYFMHEALKEAQKALAIDEVPVGAVVVAKNRIIARAHNQTEKLTDATAHAEMLATTAAANYLGSKYLNECTLYVTLEPCVMCGGALAWVQLGKLVYGASDVQRGYSLIRQQVLHPKTEVVSGVFAVEAKELIDKFFKRIRE